In one window of Streptomyces sp. FXJ1.172 DNA:
- a CDS encoding GmrSD restriction endonuclease domain-containing protein: MRQINAKLALVAAATAVLLAPVTAPAATAAPAYTTAGTTTLRRDLPEPPPAEIVRKELGELNVAAPHPMTDYSRAKFPHWIIQYGTCDTREVVLKRDGKDVVQDQQCRAVSGSWVSAYDGRTFTAAGQLDIDHMVPLANAWRSGADEWDTALRRKFANDLIEPQLIAVSASSNRQKGDQSPDQWAPPLHSYWCTYSRAWTHVKYTYHLNITEAEKNKLNEMLDTCDA; this comes from the coding sequence ATGCGCCAGATCAATGCGAAGCTCGCCCTGGTGGCCGCGGCCACCGCCGTGCTGCTCGCCCCCGTCACCGCCCCCGCCGCCACTGCAGCGCCCGCGTACACCACGGCCGGCACCACAACACTGCGCCGGGACCTTCCCGAGCCGCCGCCCGCCGAGATCGTCCGCAAGGAACTCGGCGAGCTGAACGTCGCCGCCCCGCATCCGATGACCGACTACTCACGGGCGAAGTTCCCGCACTGGATCATCCAGTACGGCACCTGCGACACCCGCGAGGTCGTCCTCAAACGAGACGGCAAGGACGTCGTCCAGGACCAGCAGTGCCGGGCGGTCTCCGGCAGCTGGGTCAGCGCCTACGACGGCAGGACCTTCACCGCCGCCGGCCAGCTCGACATCGACCACATGGTGCCCCTGGCCAACGCCTGGCGCTCCGGCGCGGACGAGTGGGACACCGCGCTGCGGCGGAAGTTCGCCAACGACCTCATCGAACCCCAGCTGATCGCCGTGTCCGCCTCCAGCAACCGGCAAAAGGGCGACCAGTCCCCCGACCAGTGGGCACCCCCGCTGCACTCCTACTGGTGCACCTACTCCCGCGCCTGGACACACGTGAAGTACACCTACCACCTCAACATCACCGAGGCAGAGAAGAACAAGCTGAACGAGATGCTGGACACCTGCGACGCATGA
- a CDS encoding IS5 family transposase (programmed frameshift), which yields MVGPGVPLTDAQWARIEPLLPDRTPKRGGRWRDHREVIDAIAFKFQTGTQWVHLPEKYGNWRGVYNRLRMWAVDGTWERVFTGLMAQADADEDLNWAVSVDSTIVRAHQHAAGARKKGPPAGEPDDHAIGRSRGGLTTKIHLAADRNCRPLAFHLTAGQAGDAPAFTQVMARLRVPRQRGRPRTRPDVILADKAYSSRAIREHLRRRGIRAVIPIPADQCGHRLRRGSRGGRPPSFDREIYKQRNTVERCINRLKQWRGIATRYEKTATIYLAGLHIAGIFLWSAR from the exons ATCGTTGGTCCGGGTGTGCCGTTGACTGACGCGCAGTGGGCGCGGATCGAGCCGTTACTCCCGGATCGGACGCCGAAGCGGGGCGGCCGCTGGAGGGATCACCGAGAGGTGATCGACGCGATCGCCTTCAAGTTCCAGACCGGAACGCAGTGGGTGCACCTGCCCGAGAAGTACGGCAACTGGCGCGGTGTCTACAACCGGCTGCGGATGTGGGCCGTCGACGGCACATGGGAGCGCGTGTTCACCGGGCTGATGGCCCAGGCCGACGCCGACGAAGACCTCAACTGGGCTGTCTCGGTGGACTCCACGATCGTGCGAGCCCACCAGCATGCGGCAGGGGCCCGCAAAAAGGGGC CCCCGGCCGGCGAACCTGACGACCACGCCATCGGCCGGTCCCGCGGCGGACTGACGACGAAGATCCACCTCGCCGCTGACAGAAACTGCCGCCCCCTGGCCTTCCATCTCACCGCCGGCCAAGCCGGCGACGCACCCGCCTTCACTCAGGTGATGGCTCGCCTGCGCGTTCCCCGCCAGCGCGGACGACCCCGCACCAGGCCGGACGTAATCCTGGCCGACAAGGCCTATTCATCCCGCGCGATCCGCGAACATCTGCGCAGGCGCGGCATCCGAGCGGTGATCCCCATTCCGGCAGACCAATGCGGCCATCGCTTGCGACGAGGCAGCCGCGGCGGCAGGCCGCCGTCCTTCGATCGGGAGATCTACAAGCAGCGCAACACCGTCGAACGGTGCATCAACCGCCTCAAGCAGTGGCGCGGCATCGCCACCCGCTACGAGAAGACCGCGACCATCTACCTGGCCGGACTCCACATCGCGGGCATCTTCCTCTGGTCCGCAAGATGA
- a CDS encoding NADPH-dependent FMN reductase, producing MEKNTHKLVILVGSVREGRFGPVVSSWVAEQAVAHGGFEVEVVDLAGVDLPLALPAAPPKFAGADYPRPAGMAGLTEALEGADAFLIVTPEYNHSYPASLKAAIDWHFTQWTAKPVAFVSYGGAAGGRHAVLHLENVLTELHAVTIRDGLAFPNYFTAWTDGRPDDPQAAGYAKTMLDQLSWWAGALKHARAAEPYPA from the coding sequence ATGGAGAAGAACACGCACAAGCTGGTGATCCTCGTCGGCAGCGTCCGGGAGGGCCGGTTCGGCCCGGTGGTGTCCTCGTGGGTGGCCGAACAGGCCGTCGCGCACGGCGGGTTCGAGGTGGAGGTGGTCGACCTGGCCGGGGTGGACCTCCCGCTGGCCCTGCCCGCCGCCCCGCCGAAGTTCGCGGGCGCCGACTACCCCCGCCCGGCCGGGATGGCCGGGCTGACCGAGGCCCTGGAGGGCGCGGACGCCTTCCTGATCGTCACGCCGGAGTACAACCACAGCTACCCCGCCTCGCTGAAGGCCGCCATCGACTGGCACTTCACCCAGTGGACGGCCAAGCCGGTCGCCTTCGTGAGCTACGGCGGCGCGGCCGGCGGCCGGCACGCCGTGCTGCACCTGGAGAACGTGCTGACCGAGCTGCACGCGGTGACCATCCGGGACGGCCTGGCCTTCCCGAACTACTTCACCGCCTGGACGGACGGCCGCCCGGACGACCCGCAGGCGGCCGGCTACGCCAAGACCATGCTCGACCAACTGTCCTGGTGGGCAGGCGCGTTGAAGCACGCGCGGGCCGCCGAACCGTACCCGGCGTGA
- a CDS encoding helix-turn-helix domain-containing protein, producing MGTPLGDFIRAKRDSIQPETLGLPDHGRRRSPGLRRSDLAVRAGISVEYLTRLEQGRDRNPSPAVVHALADALSLDPAERGHLRYLAKITGGACAGRTRPAPPPRDVRPAVHETLRLLEPGVAAVTNRLGDILAHTCGYAAVLGAAGLLDVPAPNLTRYVFTDPRSRTLFPDWDEVADEQAFDLWLGPSAENSEWLSTELAPVAGPEFTRRLGTHRVPRRGPLRLQHPAGPELHLLRETLDFTADAQQLLVLLPADEDTAAHLDQLTQLAPARLRAIS from the coding sequence ATGGGCACACCACTGGGGGACTTCATCCGCGCCAAGCGCGACAGCATCCAGCCCGAGACGCTCGGCCTGCCCGACCACGGCCGCCGCCGCTCGCCCGGGCTGCGCCGCTCCGACCTGGCCGTCCGCGCCGGCATCAGCGTCGAGTACCTGACCCGGCTGGAGCAGGGCCGCGACCGCAACCCCTCCCCGGCCGTGGTCCACGCGCTCGCCGACGCCCTCAGCCTCGACCCCGCCGAGCGCGGCCACCTGCGCTACCTCGCGAAGATCACCGGCGGCGCCTGCGCCGGCCGCACCCGGCCCGCCCCGCCGCCCCGCGATGTCCGCCCGGCCGTCCACGAGACCCTGCGCCTGCTCGAACCGGGCGTCGCCGCCGTCACCAACCGCCTCGGCGACATCCTCGCCCACACCTGCGGCTACGCCGCCGTCCTCGGCGCGGCCGGCCTGCTCGACGTCCCGGCTCCGAACCTCACCCGCTACGTTTTCACCGACCCCCGTTCCCGCACCCTCTTCCCCGACTGGGACGAGGTCGCCGACGAGCAGGCATTCGACCTCTGGCTCGGCCCCTCGGCCGAGAACTCCGAGTGGCTCAGCACCGAACTCGCCCCCGTGGCAGGCCCCGAGTTCACCCGCCGCCTGGGCACCCACCGCGTCCCCCGCCGCGGCCCGCTCCGCCTCCAGCACCCGGCCGGGCCCGAACTCCACCTGCTGCGCGAGACCTTGGACTTCACCGCCGACGCCCAGCAGCTCCTCGTCCTGCTCCCCGCAGACGAGGACACCGCTGCCCACCTCGACCAGCTCACCCAACTGGCCCCGGCCCGCCTGCGGGCGATCTCCTGA
- a CDS encoding NAD(P)-binding domain-containing protein: MEDDTVQRIGIIGVGEIGKAIVEGLRSGGGASPEVFLSPRGARVAAELSERFEGVQVCADNQEVVDRSESVIIAVRRQDHHEALAGLKMDDDKTVVNLMAGVAIDDLRRTLATGAPIVRAIPLPAVRERRSVTVTCPSHPVADALFEQLGGALPVADEDAFNVFSALTGTLTAHYAYLATLTSWATGHGIAPDAADRYVRGLFQNVGRSLNDESRPLHQLAADHETPKGNNERIRTTWFDPAIAAALKEALDGLLSDLK, translated from the coding sequence ATGGAGGACGACACAGTGCAGCGAATCGGCATCATAGGAGTGGGCGAGATCGGCAAGGCCATCGTCGAGGGCCTGCGCAGCGGGGGCGGTGCGTCGCCGGAGGTCTTCCTCTCTCCCCGGGGAGCCCGCGTCGCCGCCGAACTGTCCGAGCGCTTCGAGGGCGTCCAGGTGTGCGCCGACAACCAGGAGGTGGTGGACCGCTCCGAATCGGTGATCATTGCCGTGCGCCGCCAGGACCACCACGAGGCGCTCGCCGGGCTGAAGATGGACGACGACAAGACCGTGGTCAACCTGATGGCCGGCGTCGCCATCGACGACCTGCGTCGAACCCTCGCCACCGGCGCCCCGATCGTCCGCGCCATCCCGCTGCCCGCCGTGCGCGAGCGTCGCTCCGTCACCGTGACCTGCCCCTCGCACCCGGTGGCGGACGCTCTCTTCGAACAGCTGGGCGGGGCGCTGCCCGTCGCGGACGAGGACGCCTTCAACGTCTTCTCCGCACTGACCGGGACCCTCACCGCCCACTACGCCTACCTCGCCACGCTCACCTCGTGGGCCACCGGCCACGGCATCGCCCCCGACGCCGCCGACCGGTATGTGCGCGGCCTCTTTCAGAACGTCGGCCGCTCACTGAATGACGAGAGCCGCCCTCTGCATCAGCTTGCTGCCGACCACGAGACGCCCAAAGGGAACAACGAGCGGATCCGCACCACGTGGTTCGATCCGGCCATCGCCGCAGCCCTCAAGGAGGCCCTGGACGGCCTCCTCTCCGATCTGAAGTAA
- a CDS encoding aldo/keto reductase, which produces MHPTLEHDGPAVSRLGLGCMSMTGTYGPADPHEAAATLLEALDSGVTLFDTGDFYGDGANEELLGRTLAPHRDRAVLATKTGVRRTAEGLVPAGSPNDLRRACEASLRRLRTEHIDVYYLARIDPAVPVEESVGALADLVAQGKVGHIGLSEVSAATLRRAHAMHPISAVQTEYSLWERHVEIDILPTIRSLGATLIAYSPLGRGLLTAAVRATTRYEPDDFRATAPRYNGDDLKANLAIVDAITHLAAAKSATPAQIALAWLLTRGGHVIPIPGSSRRPHLRDNLAALDLHLTATDLGDIDAAVPDAGAQGARYSDHGIALVDQ; this is translated from the coding sequence ATGCACCCCACCCTCGAACACGACGGCCCGGCGGTCTCCCGACTTGGCCTCGGCTGCATGAGCATGACCGGCACCTACGGCCCCGCCGACCCGCACGAGGCCGCAGCCACCCTGCTGGAGGCCCTCGATTCGGGCGTGACCCTGTTCGACACCGGCGACTTCTACGGCGACGGAGCAAACGAGGAACTCCTCGGTCGGACCCTCGCACCGCACCGCGACCGCGCCGTGCTGGCCACCAAGACCGGAGTCCGGCGCACCGCCGAGGGCCTGGTGCCCGCCGGCTCACCCAACGATCTGCGGCGTGCCTGCGAAGCGTCGTTGCGACGTCTGCGCACCGAACACATCGACGTGTACTACCTCGCCCGCATCGACCCCGCCGTCCCCGTCGAGGAGTCCGTCGGCGCCCTGGCCGACCTGGTCGCCCAGGGCAAGGTGGGCCACATCGGCCTGTCCGAAGTCTCGGCCGCCACCCTCCGCCGCGCCCACGCCATGCACCCGATCAGCGCCGTCCAGACCGAGTACTCGCTGTGGGAACGCCATGTCGAAATCGACATCCTGCCCACGATCCGCAGTCTCGGCGCCACCCTGATCGCCTACAGCCCTCTCGGCCGCGGCCTGCTGACCGCGGCCGTCCGCGCCACCACGCGCTACGAACCCGACGACTTCCGCGCCACCGCTCCCCGGTACAACGGCGACGACCTCAAGGCCAATCTCGCCATCGTCGACGCCATCACCCACCTCGCCGCCGCCAAGAGCGCCACCCCCGCCCAGATCGCCCTCGCCTGGCTCCTCACCCGCGGCGGCCACGTCATCCCCATCCCCGGCAGCTCCCGCCGCCCCCACCTGCGCGACAACCTGGCCGCCCTCGACCTGCACCTGACCGCCACCGACCTCGGCGACATCGACGCCGCCGTCCCCGACGCCGGGGCCCAGGGGGCCCGGTACAGCGACCACGGCATCGCCCTGGTCGACCAATGA
- a CDS encoding alpha/beta hydrolase yields MSDTTTATRPPEPDFSAITTEELRAYRDAENGFRASSAARTILGEPDTGSTIVWQELALPGRDLPVRVYRPTPTGDDEAAARTDLPLVVHVHGGSFVGTAVQCDWTNSHLAAGLHALVVSVEHRLVAPDSPLANAADDGWDVLQHVVRHAAQWGIDPARTAVFGESCGALISALTAIRAREAGLKLKAQVLVNPAVDVTETMFDYPSIAEYAYSPTRALPQLRLFQRLAVPPGADARAVSPLYADDLSGLAPALVVLPTQDAVADHGRRYAEQLREAGTYVRLTEYPGARHAFLTLPGLEPQAEAAQTEILAFLRAALAK; encoded by the coding sequence ATGAGCGATACCACTACCGCGACACGGCCGCCGGAGCCGGACTTCTCGGCGATCACGACGGAGGAACTGCGCGCCTACCGCGATGCGGAGAACGGCTTCCGGGCCTCCAGCGCGGCACGGACGATCCTCGGAGAGCCGGACACTGGCTCCACGATCGTCTGGCAGGAGCTCGCGCTGCCCGGCCGCGACTTACCGGTCCGGGTCTACCGGCCGACCCCGACCGGAGACGACGAAGCCGCAGCCCGAACCGACCTGCCACTCGTGGTCCATGTCCACGGAGGCAGCTTCGTGGGCACGGCGGTGCAGTGCGACTGGACCAACAGCCACCTCGCCGCGGGGCTGCACGCCCTCGTCGTCTCGGTCGAGCACCGCCTCGTCGCCCCGGACAGTCCGCTCGCGAACGCCGCCGACGACGGCTGGGACGTGCTGCAGCACGTGGTGCGGCACGCCGCCCAGTGGGGCATCGACCCGGCGCGCACGGCCGTCTTCGGTGAGAGCTGCGGCGCGCTGATCAGCGCGCTGACGGCCATCCGAGCCAGGGAGGCCGGCCTGAAGCTCAAGGCGCAAGTGCTGGTCAACCCCGCGGTCGACGTGACCGAGACGATGTTCGACTACCCCTCGATCGCCGAGTACGCATACAGCCCGACCCGAGCCCTGCCGCAACTGCGGCTCTTCCAGCGGCTCGCCGTCCCGCCGGGGGCCGACGCCCGCGCAGTCTCGCCGCTGTACGCGGACGACCTGAGCGGGCTCGCCCCGGCGCTCGTGGTGCTGCCCACCCAGGACGCGGTCGCCGACCACGGCCGCCGCTATGCCGAGCAGCTGCGCGAGGCAGGGACCTACGTGCGGCTCACCGAATACCCGGGAGCGCGACATGCGTTCCTCACCCTGCCCGGCCTGGAACCACAGGCCGAGGCCGCCCAGACGGAGATCCTCGCGTTCCTCCGCGCGGCCCTGGCGAAGTGA
- a CDS encoding TetR/AcrR family transcriptional regulator — protein MTGRRRWSSEEILDTAAELLRTSDAESFSVRKLAAALGTDSSSLYRHFRNKTELLRAVADRILLAAMDGYRPEGDWRQRVTALALHLREAFGEQPQLAAVWGRYGSGGTGSRLVMEELLQALRASGLPDEEVPVPYHRIVILLAALIASEAGISTLTPKEYEQGMEQFRVAVLGADPDRFPALAHFARDIRPLGADRRAAFEEILAAELAYIEAQIP, from the coding sequence ATGACTGGCCGAAGGCGATGGTCGAGCGAGGAGATCCTGGACACGGCGGCGGAACTGCTGCGCACGAGCGACGCCGAGTCGTTCAGCGTGCGCAAACTCGCCGCAGCGCTCGGGACCGACTCCTCCAGCCTCTACCGGCACTTCCGCAACAAGACCGAACTGCTGCGCGCGGTTGCCGACCGGATCCTGCTGGCCGCCATGGACGGCTACCGCCCCGAGGGCGACTGGAGGCAGCGCGTCACCGCCCTGGCCTTGCACCTGCGCGAGGCCTTCGGCGAGCAGCCCCAACTCGCCGCGGTGTGGGGACGCTACGGGTCCGGCGGCACCGGATCCCGATTGGTCATGGAGGAGTTGCTGCAGGCCCTGCGCGCGTCCGGCCTGCCCGACGAGGAGGTCCCGGTGCCATACCACCGCATCGTGATCCTCCTCGCCGCGCTGATCGCCTCCGAGGCCGGTATCAGCACCCTCACCCCCAAGGAGTACGAGCAGGGCATGGAGCAGTTCCGCGTCGCGGTGCTCGGCGCCGATCCCGATCGCTTCCCCGCCCTGGCCCACTTCGCCCGTGACATCCGCCCCCTCGGAGCAGATCGTCGCGCCGCATTCGAAGAGATCCTCGCCGCCGAACTCGCCTACATCGAGGCCCAGATCCCCTGA
- a CDS encoding tyrosine-type recombinase/integrase, whose translation MRVVKERDGGVVRRVRLVDGSGEPVAAACRFLDHLVDRGFSPHTICAYAYDLRRLFTFLAAEGMDWCEFRGPDALRLLAFLRRAPSRRPAQRLGLTVVVGGPEAPGSLLAPATVNRILAAVSSFYDWAVVAEEYDGDSPMQKRLDPALARVPDRHQPFMGRASRQQPMRRTVTVRQPQRLPRPVDEAVLEQFIGSLKRLRDLAVFLLMLDGGLRPGEVLSLHLDDISYGRRRVTVRKRDDHPRGVRGKSRTERVVDLHEPRTLDAVSRYVMHERPLDATSPFVFLVGGKGTRRLEPLGYDAVVRLFARRLDKLGLRTPETTPHALRHTHATAMWEGGMRELSLQKRLGHASPESTKVYTRVSDEAVLADYTRALEGNR comes from the coding sequence GTGCGGGTGGTCAAGGAACGCGATGGCGGCGTCGTACGGCGAGTCCGGTTGGTCGACGGCAGTGGTGAGCCGGTCGCGGCGGCCTGCCGGTTTCTGGATCATCTGGTCGACCGGGGTTTCTCGCCGCACACGATCTGCGCGTACGCGTACGACCTGCGGCGCCTGTTCACCTTCCTCGCTGCTGAGGGCATGGACTGGTGCGAGTTCCGGGGCCCGGATGCCCTGCGGCTGCTGGCGTTCCTGCGGCGGGCACCGTCGCGGCGGCCGGCCCAGCGGCTGGGCCTGACGGTGGTGGTCGGCGGCCCGGAGGCGCCGGGCAGTCTGCTCGCGCCGGCGACGGTGAATCGGATCCTGGCGGCGGTCTCCAGCTTCTACGACTGGGCGGTGGTCGCCGAGGAGTACGACGGCGACTCCCCGATGCAGAAGCGCCTTGACCCGGCACTTGCCCGGGTGCCGGACCGGCATCAGCCGTTCATGGGCCGAGCGAGCCGTCAGCAGCCGATGCGCCGCACGGTGACGGTCAGGCAGCCGCAGCGACTACCGCGTCCGGTGGACGAGGCGGTGCTGGAGCAGTTCATCGGCAGCTTGAAGCGGCTGCGGGACCTGGCGGTGTTCCTGCTGATGCTGGACGGCGGGCTGCGGCCGGGCGAGGTGCTGTCGCTGCACCTGGACGACATCTCCTACGGCCGCCGCCGGGTGACGGTCCGCAAGCGCGACGACCACCCGCGCGGGGTCCGCGGCAAGTCCCGCACCGAACGGGTCGTGGACCTGCACGAGCCTCGCACCCTGGACGCGGTCAGCCGCTATGTGATGCACGAGCGCCCGCTCGACGCGACCAGCCCGTTCGTGTTCCTGGTCGGAGGAAAGGGCACCCGCCGCCTGGAGCCGCTGGGCTACGACGCGGTGGTGCGACTGTTCGCGCGGCGGCTGGACAAACTCGGCCTGCGCACGCCGGAGACCACGCCGCACGCGCTGCGGCACACTCACGCCACCGCGATGTGGGAGGGCGGGATGCGGGAGCTGTCGCTGCAGAAGCGATTGGGACACGCGTCGCCGGAGTCGACGAAGGTTTATACCCGGGTCTCCGACGAGGCCGTGCTGGCCGACTACACCCGCGCGCTGGAGGGCAACCGGTGA
- a CDS encoding tyrosine-type recombinase/integrase, which yields MTALALAPAPELDRRRCHAPREEYFAWVRATFADAPASIKSRRYFYNRFLKHWPELEDWFAEPLLVRLDLRGRDPHEPGKRLGPSHEAGPYLAYLSLVHGLRLDADYVLSRNFDSLFVPKVAAGLGLDLDLLNSLSPRMLQLGYAPVSGRSVLTWTFTRLLLMRGDPDLRAIRLDDLTALAKEIKRYCARPEAGFVRASHVSNARRRMPMDQLAEIYQKACLTRLHGVHVLLFNIGQVPEPPFHGLKTAELWRTELTPPETPQALAAPVTRWLSGRLQTSDRAESVRHSRDAFRYFLRWLAQAHPDINAMTQLERRHVEGFMAHLHEHINARTGRPLTARSRYTYLSPLLQFFRETSQWGWSDAPGRPLLGRSDMPKLPSALPRFIPRDELDRLMEAVEELEDAHQRAALLLLRWSGARRGEIARLTLDCLDAYPDGYPRLRIPVGKTYTERMVPLHPQAADALRELIDAAKAANAAARHDAWAQRPVRYVFMRRGKPMGRHFLYADALEIACRRAGLVDGDGNPTVTAHRFRHTVGTQLAEGGAQIQTIMAILGHRNAQMSATYSHISDPVLKEQYEKVIAAGGRIAGPAAEELLTSRIGEDTLNWLKTNFFKTELELGHCLRAPAEGPCECDLYLRCSKFLTTSEYAPRLRSRLVREQELAQDAVERGWPREVERHNAIADRIRGLLADLGESAEPGPDDHC from the coding sequence GTGACCGCGCTCGCCCTGGCGCCCGCCCCGGAACTGGACCGCCGCCGGTGCCACGCGCCGAGGGAGGAGTACTTCGCCTGGGTCCGCGCGACGTTCGCCGACGCTCCGGCGTCGATCAAGTCCCGCCGCTACTTCTACAACCGATTCCTCAAGCACTGGCCGGAGTTGGAGGACTGGTTCGCCGAGCCCCTGCTGGTCCGCCTGGACCTGCGCGGACGCGATCCGCACGAGCCAGGCAAACGCCTCGGGCCGTCCCACGAGGCAGGCCCCTACCTCGCCTACCTGTCACTGGTGCACGGCCTCCGGCTGGACGCCGACTACGTCCTCAGCCGCAACTTCGACAGCCTGTTCGTCCCCAAGGTCGCCGCCGGCCTCGGCCTGGACCTGGATCTGCTCAATTCGCTCTCCCCCCGCATGCTCCAGCTCGGCTATGCGCCTGTCAGCGGCCGGTCCGTCCTCACCTGGACCTTCACCCGCCTTCTGCTGATGCGCGGCGACCCCGATCTGCGCGCGATCCGGCTCGACGACCTCACCGCGCTCGCCAAGGAGATCAAGCGCTACTGCGCCCGGCCAGAGGCCGGGTTCGTGCGGGCCAGCCATGTCTCCAACGCACGCCGCCGCATGCCCATGGACCAGCTCGCCGAGATCTACCAGAAGGCATGCCTGACCAGGCTGCACGGCGTCCATGTGCTGCTGTTCAACATCGGACAGGTCCCCGAGCCGCCGTTCCACGGCCTGAAGACCGCCGAACTCTGGCGAACCGAACTCACCCCTCCCGAGACGCCGCAGGCGCTCGCCGCGCCGGTGACGCGCTGGCTGTCGGGACGGTTGCAGACCAGCGACCGCGCGGAGTCGGTCCGCCACTCACGCGACGCCTTCCGCTACTTCCTGCGCTGGCTCGCCCAGGCCCACCCCGACATCAATGCGATGACCCAGCTGGAGCGCCGGCACGTCGAGGGCTTCATGGCCCACCTGCACGAACACATCAACGCCCGCACCGGACGGCCGCTGACGGCACGGTCCCGCTACACCTACCTCAGCCCGCTGCTTCAGTTCTTCCGCGAGACCAGCCAGTGGGGCTGGAGCGACGCCCCGGGCAGACCCCTGCTCGGCCGCTCGGACATGCCCAAACTCCCCTCCGCACTGCCGCGGTTCATCCCCCGGGACGAGCTGGACCGCCTCATGGAAGCGGTCGAGGAACTCGAAGATGCGCACCAACGAGCGGCTTTGCTCCTGCTGCGCTGGAGCGGCGCCCGGCGCGGGGAGATCGCACGGCTGACCCTGGACTGCCTGGACGCCTACCCCGACGGCTATCCGCGGCTGCGGATCCCGGTCGGCAAGACCTACACCGAGCGCATGGTCCCCCTGCACCCCCAGGCGGCGGACGCCCTGCGCGAGTTGATCGACGCGGCCAAGGCAGCGAACGCCGCGGCCCGCCACGACGCATGGGCCCAGCGGCCGGTCCGCTACGTGTTCATGCGGCGGGGCAAGCCCATGGGCCGTCATTTCCTTTATGCGGACGCCCTGGAGATCGCCTGCCGCAGGGCCGGGCTCGTCGACGGCGACGGCAATCCCACCGTGACCGCCCACCGGTTTCGCCACACGGTCGGCACCCAGCTCGCCGAAGGCGGCGCCCAGATCCAGACGATCATGGCGATCCTCGGGCACCGCAACGCGCAGATGTCGGCCACTTACTCCCACATCAGCGACCCCGTCCTGAAGGAGCAGTACGAGAAAGTCATCGCCGCCGGCGGACGGATCGCGGGCCCGGCCGCCGAGGAACTGCTGACCAGCCGGATCGGCGAGGACACCCTGAACTGGCTCAAGACCAACTTCTTCAAGACCGAACTCGAACTCGGCCACTGCCTGCGGGCACCCGCCGAAGGGCCTTGCGAGTGCGACCTCTACCTCCGCTGTTCGAAGTTCCTCACCACGAGCGAGTACGCACCGCGCCTGCGGTCCCGGCTCGTCCGCGAGCAGGAACTCGCCCAGGATGCCGTCGAACGCGGCTGGCCCCGCGAGGTCGAACGGCACAACGCCATCGCCGACCGAATCCGCGGCCTCCTCGCCGATCTCGGAGAGAGCGCCGAGCCCGGCCCTGACGATCACTGCTGA
- a CDS encoding GNAT family N-acetyltransferase, producing the protein MAGNADEVGRHVLPAAEESLVRSAAASVSVPRTWMKMPAEPEEIESWLSPGWVVAWEETGHLMAVDLMATDPVAPEGYTVTVEAIGAVTYARVLDAVGEQAAQGQMASLGEAVVVDRVMTEEAHRRRGLGNFVMRTLADHALETGAVLGVLGATDAGRALYETLGWKKHTTLAECIYRP; encoded by the coding sequence GTGGCCGGCAACGCCGACGAAGTGGGGCGTCATGTCCTGCCCGCGGCCGAGGAGTCGTTGGTCCGCAGCGCCGCGGCCTCGGTGTCCGTGCCGCGGACTTGGATGAAGATGCCCGCGGAGCCGGAGGAGATCGAGTCCTGGCTGTCCCCGGGGTGGGTGGTGGCCTGGGAGGAGACCGGCCATCTGATGGCCGTTGACCTGATGGCCACGGACCCGGTCGCGCCTGAGGGGTACACCGTGACCGTGGAGGCCATTGGGGCCGTCACCTACGCTCGGGTGCTGGACGCGGTGGGCGAGCAGGCGGCCCAGGGGCAGATGGCATCCCTCGGGGAAGCCGTGGTCGTGGACCGGGTGATGACCGAGGAGGCTCATCGGCGGCGCGGGCTGGGCAACTTCGTGATGCGTACGCTTGCCGACCACGCCCTGGAGACAGGCGCGGTCCTCGGCGTTCTCGGCGCGACCGACGCCGGGCGCGCGCTGTACGAGACGCTGGGCTGGAAGAAGCACACGACGCTGGCGGAGTGCATCTACCGGCCCTGA